One Phycisphaera mikurensis NBRC 102666 DNA window includes the following coding sequences:
- a CDS encoding putative bifunctional diguanylate cyclase/phosphodiesterase, whose amino-acid sequence MSKAFQPCPRDAPANPRRGADRRATGRRGGPWRAAPPAVGGGERHLRTTFNRTAVPLTIAAVLALTAASVVVMLGWHAAADAERMKHLEEKLRYTLSRRMMDHRHGLQAVRGLVLASEVAAGLGAARPWPAGSADDAGPASGPGAAVACRSNPILLATPLDLAFREAVDSLNLRLAFPAAELVGKIGLPDEAKAGKLPVLLSAAVPNGPIPPSGPFVRTPVIDAALARATGLGHSVFVETASGMYLLMPIYRGGVTPVISERMTLSRGWVFMRLDREALFAGLPESVDSELDFRIASSTGSTLFDSRAAEGSAGTGSGVAAASLGPPVPLSIAGRRWTLEAAPSAAFQARPTGDVWLAGLVGAVLACLLAVLQHAQVKLASRAETIARRMTENLRTAALTDRLTGLANRPALLHRVQESLERARGEPGYHHGVLFLDFDRFKIINDSLGHQSGDRLLRAIAERLTAELRGNDLAAASSGRPGPRTSEMSRGAAARFGGDEFIVALENLARPADAVAVAERLLARLAEPYDLGGRQVVSTASIGVVLGDGSYEWAEEMVRDADTAMYEAKAAGRAACVLFDRAMRERVAERLQTETDLRGAAERGEMEVFYQPIMSLPSAGGPPEIHRLEALVRWNHPQRGRLAPFAFIGVAEETGLIQPIGARVLSDALGQLAAWRAAGVPGAAGWKIGVNLARQQLREATLASEVGECLRRHGIDAASLHLEVTETEVMSDPESALTALAAVRALGVQIDMDDFGSGHSSLACLDRFPLDVLKIDRSFVADLQDDPRRVAMLSAVARLAEDLDIDIVAEGIETPAQLEHVARLKCSHAQGYHFSRPLPADEVPAWAAALAAERPLRLVGAEQASEAEERLLRRAA is encoded by the coding sequence ATGAGCAAAGCCTTCCAGCCGTGCCCGCGGGACGCCCCCGCCAACCCCCGAAGGGGAGCGGATCGCCGCGCCACCGGCCGACGCGGCGGCCCTTGGCGGGCCGCACCGCCGGCCGTCGGCGGCGGCGAGCGGCACCTGCGGACGACCTTCAACCGCACGGCGGTGCCGCTGACCATCGCCGCCGTCCTGGCGCTGACCGCGGCCTCGGTGGTGGTGATGCTCGGCTGGCACGCCGCGGCCGACGCGGAGCGGATGAAGCACCTCGAGGAGAAGCTGCGGTACACCCTGTCGCGGCGGATGATGGACCACCGCCACGGGCTGCAGGCCGTCCGCGGCCTCGTGCTCGCCTCGGAGGTCGCGGCCGGCCTCGGGGCCGCGCGGCCGTGGCCGGCCGGCTCCGCCGACGACGCGGGGCCCGCCAGCGGCCCGGGCGCCGCCGTCGCGTGTCGGTCCAACCCGATCCTGCTCGCGACCCCGCTGGACCTCGCCTTCCGCGAGGCGGTCGACTCGCTGAATCTCCGCCTCGCCTTCCCCGCCGCCGAGCTGGTGGGCAAGATCGGCCTGCCGGACGAGGCGAAGGCGGGCAAGCTCCCGGTCCTGCTCTCCGCGGCGGTGCCCAACGGCCCGATCCCCCCGTCGGGGCCGTTCGTGCGGACCCCGGTGATCGACGCGGCGCTCGCGCGGGCGACCGGCCTGGGCCACAGCGTCTTCGTCGAGACCGCCAGCGGCATGTACCTGCTGATGCCGATCTACCGCGGCGGCGTCACGCCGGTGATCTCCGAGCGGATGACGCTCAGCCGCGGCTGGGTCTTCATGCGGCTCGACCGCGAGGCGCTGTTCGCCGGCCTGCCCGAGTCGGTCGATTCCGAGCTGGACTTCCGCATCGCCTCCTCCACGGGCAGCACGCTCTTTGATTCCCGCGCAGCGGAGGGATCCGCCGGCACCGGGAGCGGCGTCGCCGCGGCGTCGCTGGGCCCGCCGGTTCCGCTGTCGATCGCGGGCCGGCGGTGGACGCTCGAAGCGGCGCCCTCGGCGGCCTTCCAGGCCCGGCCCACCGGCGACGTGTGGCTCGCCGGCCTGGTCGGGGCGGTGCTGGCGTGCCTGCTCGCCGTGCTGCAGCACGCCCAGGTGAAGCTGGCTTCCCGGGCCGAGACGATCGCCCGGCGGATGACCGAGAACCTCCGCACCGCCGCGCTCACCGACCGGCTCACCGGCCTGGCCAACCGGCCGGCGCTGCTGCACCGCGTGCAGGAGTCGCTGGAGCGGGCCCGTGGCGAACCGGGCTACCACCACGGCGTCCTCTTCCTGGACTTCGACCGCTTCAAGATCATCAACGACTCGCTGGGCCACCAAAGCGGCGACCGGCTGCTGCGGGCGATCGCCGAGCGCCTCACCGCCGAGCTCCGCGGCAACGACCTCGCCGCCGCCAGCAGCGGCCGGCCCGGGCCCCGCACGTCGGAGATGTCCCGCGGGGCGGCGGCACGCTTCGGCGGAGACGAGTTCATCGTGGCGTTGGAGAACCTCGCCCGCCCGGCCGACGCGGTCGCCGTCGCCGAGCGGCTGCTCGCCCGGCTGGCCGAGCCGTACGACCTCGGCGGCCGCCAGGTCGTCTCCACCGCCAGCATCGGCGTGGTGCTCGGCGACGGCAGCTACGAGTGGGCCGAGGAGATGGTGCGCGACGCGGACACCGCGATGTACGAAGCCAAGGCCGCGGGCCGGGCCGCGTGCGTGCTCTTCGACCGGGCGATGCGCGAGCGGGTCGCCGAGCGGCTGCAGACCGAGACCGACCTCCGCGGCGCCGCCGAGCGCGGCGAGATGGAGGTCTTCTACCAGCCGATCATGAGCCTCCCCTCCGCGGGCGGGCCGCCGGAGATCCACCGCCTGGAGGCGCTGGTGCGGTGGAACCACCCCCAGCGTGGCCGCCTCGCCCCGTTCGCCTTCATCGGCGTCGCCGAGGAGACCGGGCTGATCCAGCCGATCGGTGCCCGCGTGCTCAGCGACGCCCTCGGGCAGCTCGCCGCGTGGCGGGCCGCCGGCGTGCCGGGCGCCGCGGGCTGGAAGATCGGCGTGAACCTCGCCCGGCAGCAGCTGCGCGAGGCGACGCTCGCCAGCGAGGTCGGGGAGTGCCTGCGGCGCCACGGCATCGACGCGGCGTCGCTGCACCTGGAGGTCACCGAGACCGAGGTGATGTCCGACCCGGAGTCGGCGCTCACGGCGCTCGCCGCCGTCCGCGCCCTGGGCGTGCAGATCGACATGGACGACTTCGGGTCGGGCCACTCCTCGCTGGCCTGCCTCGACCGCTTCCCGCTGGACGTCCTGAAGATCGACCGCTCCTTCGTGGCCGACCTGCAGGACGACCCGCGCCGGGTCGCGATGCTCTCCGCGGTCGCGCGCCTCGCCGAGGACCTCGACATCGACATCGTCGCCGAGGGCATCGAGACCCCCGCCCAGCTCGAGCACGTCGCCCGCCTGAAGTGCAGCCACGCGCAGGGGTACCACTTCTCGAGGCCGCTGCCGGCGGACGAGGTGCCCGCCTGGGCGGCGGCCCTGGCGGCCGAGCGGCCGCTGCGGCTGGTGGGGGCGGAGCAAGCGTCCGAGGCCGAGGAGCGGCTGCTGAGGCGGGCGGCCTGA
- a CDS encoding NAD(P)-dependent oxidoreductase yields MIDVLVTNLVMQRDAPAFAAELDAAGVRLVPHPVKQALGEAELLALFGSRGFDGWIAGDDEVTDAVLAAATPRLRLIAKWGVGLDSFDLDAARRRGVQVRNTPGAFGVAVAEVAVGYLLMLTRHLLAVDAAVRAGGWPKPEGRGLAGSVVGIVGLGAIGRATAARLAGFGCRLLGADPAAEPPAGVEPAPLPELLAQADHVVLCCPLVPATRRLLDAAALAAMKPGATLVNVARGPVVDEPSLHAALAAGRLSGAALDVFAEEPLPRESPLRDLPGVILGSHNANNLAAANAAVNRACIDAVLGLR; encoded by the coding sequence ATGATCGACGTCCTCGTCACCAATCTGGTCATGCAGCGGGACGCCCCGGCCTTCGCGGCGGAGCTCGACGCCGCGGGGGTTCGGCTGGTCCCCCACCCGGTGAAGCAGGCGCTCGGCGAAGCCGAGCTGCTCGCGCTGTTCGGCTCCCGCGGCTTCGACGGCTGGATCGCGGGCGACGACGAGGTGACCGACGCCGTGCTCGCCGCCGCGACCCCGCGGCTCCGCCTCATCGCCAAGTGGGGCGTGGGGCTGGACAGCTTCGATCTCGACGCGGCCCGCCGCCGCGGCGTGCAAGTCCGCAACACGCCCGGGGCGTTCGGGGTGGCGGTGGCGGAGGTGGCGGTGGGCTACCTCCTGATGCTCACGCGGCACCTCCTCGCGGTGGACGCCGCCGTCCGGGCGGGGGGCTGGCCCAAGCCCGAGGGCCGCGGCCTGGCGGGTTCGGTCGTGGGGATCGTGGGGCTCGGGGCGATCGGGCGGGCGACCGCGGCGCGGCTCGCGGGCTTCGGCTGCCGGCTGCTGGGTGCCGATCCGGCCGCCGAGCCTCCCGCGGGGGTGGAACCGGCCCCGCTCCCGGAGCTCCTGGCCCAAGCCGATCACGTGGTGCTGTGCTGCCCGCTGGTCCCCGCGACCCGGCGCCTGCTCGATGCCGCGGCGTTGGCGGCGATGAAGCCGGGCGCGACGCTGGTGAACGTGGCCCGGGGGCCGGTCGTGGACGAGCCGTCGCTCCACGCGGCGCTGGCGGCGGGGCGTCTCTCCGGCGCGGCGCTGGACGTCTTCGCGGAGGAGCCGCTCCCGCGGGAGAGCCCGCTGCGGGACCTGCCCGGGGTGATCCTGGGGTCGCACAACGCCAACAACCTGGCCGCGGCGAACGCGGCGGTGAACCGGGCCTGCATCGACGCGGTGCTGGGTCTGCGCTGA
- the recA gene encoding recombinase RecA: MARSSGSTKENPERNSVEREKALASAMTQIERNFGKGSIMRMDEDATLDIDGISTGAISLDLALGGKGLPKGRVIEIFGPESSGKTTLTLHVVSEIQKQGGVAAFIDAEHALDPSWARRLGVSLDELLVSQPDTGEQALEICEMLVRSNAVDVIVVDSVAALIPRAEIEGEMGDSHVGLQARLMSQALRKLTGAINRSHCTVIFINQIREKIGVMFGSPETTPGGRALKFYSSVRLDIRRIATIKDGDTAVGNRTRVKVVKNKIAPPFKQAEFDIMFNEGISASGDLIDMAVEENVVQKSGAWFSFGETRLGQGRENSKTFIRENPDLFAEIKRLVLESKGVVVAADGTLEAAGAAASDADDASDADGKG, translated from the coding sequence ATGGCCCGTTCCTCCGGCTCCACCAAGGAGAACCCCGAGCGCAACAGCGTCGAGCGAGAGAAGGCGCTCGCCTCGGCGATGACCCAGATCGAGCGCAACTTCGGCAAGGGTTCCATCATGCGGATGGACGAGGACGCCACCCTCGACATCGACGGCATCTCCACCGGCGCCATCTCGCTGGACCTCGCGCTCGGCGGCAAGGGCCTGCCCAAGGGCCGGGTCATCGAGATCTTCGGGCCGGAGTCCTCCGGCAAGACCACGCTCACCCTGCACGTCGTGTCGGAGATCCAGAAGCAGGGCGGCGTGGCCGCCTTCATCGACGCCGAGCACGCGCTCGACCCGTCCTGGGCCCGGCGTCTGGGCGTCAGCCTCGACGAGCTGCTCGTCTCGCAGCCCGACACCGGCGAGCAGGCCCTGGAGATCTGCGAGATGCTCGTCCGCTCCAACGCCGTCGACGTGATCGTCGTCGACTCGGTCGCGGCGCTCATCCCCCGTGCCGAGATCGAGGGCGAGATGGGCGACAGCCACGTCGGCCTGCAGGCCCGGCTGATGTCGCAGGCCCTCCGGAAGCTGACCGGTGCGATCAACCGCAGCCACTGCACGGTGATCTTCATCAACCAGATCCGCGAGAAGATCGGCGTGATGTTCGGCAGCCCCGAGACCACCCCCGGCGGCCGGGCCCTCAAGTTCTACTCCTCGGTCCGGCTGGACATCCGGCGCATCGCGACGATCAAGGACGGCGACACCGCCGTCGGCAACCGCACCCGCGTGAAGGTCGTCAAGAACAAGATCGCTCCGCCCTTCAAGCAGGCGGAGTTCGACATCATGTTCAACGAGGGCATCTCCGCCTCGGGGGACCTCATCGACATGGCCGTCGAGGAGAACGTGGTGCAGAAGTCGGGCGCCTGGTTCAGCTTCGGCGAAACCCGCCTCGGCCAGGGTCGCGAGAACTCCAAGACGTTCATCCGCGAGAACCCCGACCTCTTCGCCGAGATCAAGCGTCTCGTGCTCGAGAGCAAGGGCGTCGTGGTCGCCGCCGACGGCACGCTGGAGGCCGCCGGCGCGGCGGCGTCGGACGCCGACGACGCATCGGATGCCGACGGCAAGGGCTGA
- a CDS encoding lipid-A-disaccharide synthase: protein MCPSDEPGPAKRVLLTVFEPSGDVLAARLVRELRQRRPGWRFFGLGGPRMAEAGVELLEETVGHAAMGVGTGVVREGRELLRRKKLVRDWLGGEPLDLLIPCDAPAANWSFCNLVRKRQPRAKIVHLVCPQVWAWASWRVRRLQRGSDLVLCLLPFEPAWLAAHGVRGVFVGHPLFEDAALEPRPASAAADLPAGGLKLAFLPGSRSSEVQKNWPDMLEIFERLRHRHPDLVVGVAAASRERAEQLRRSSPGGRLPTRMGLAVGDASAVLDWADAAVVVSGTATLEAASRGCPHVIAYRAGPEWLWKLLAPALIRTRTFGLPNLLAERLGVVGDAETVAAARIGRGVGPADRLVPEFVPHFGGTTEIADALRPLLEPGSPAAQRQRDGFARIREAFASVGFAAAACEALLGVVEAGADPPEELVDADEQPR from the coding sequence GTGTGCCCGAGCGATGAACCCGGTCCCGCCAAGCGGGTGCTCCTGACGGTCTTCGAGCCGTCGGGGGACGTGCTGGCGGCGCGGCTGGTGCGGGAGCTGCGGCAGCGGCGGCCGGGGTGGCGCTTCTTCGGGCTCGGCGGACCGAGGATGGCCGAGGCAGGGGTGGAGCTGCTGGAGGAAACGGTCGGCCACGCGGCGATGGGGGTGGGGACGGGGGTCGTGCGCGAGGGCCGAGAGCTGCTCCGGCGGAAGAAGCTCGTCCGGGACTGGCTCGGCGGGGAGCCGCTGGACCTGCTGATCCCCTGCGACGCGCCCGCGGCGAACTGGTCCTTCTGCAACCTGGTGCGGAAGCGACAACCGCGGGCGAAGATCGTCCACCTCGTGTGCCCGCAGGTTTGGGCCTGGGCGAGCTGGCGGGTGCGGCGGCTGCAGCGCGGCAGCGACCTGGTGCTGTGCCTGCTGCCCTTCGAGCCGGCGTGGCTGGCGGCGCACGGCGTGCGGGGCGTCTTCGTGGGGCACCCGCTCTTCGAGGACGCGGCGCTGGAGCCGCGGCCCGCCTCGGCGGCGGCCGACCTGCCGGCGGGCGGCCTCAAGCTGGCCTTCCTCCCCGGCTCCCGCAGCAGCGAGGTGCAGAAGAACTGGCCGGACATGCTGGAGATCTTCGAGCGGTTGCGGCACCGCCACCCCGACCTGGTCGTCGGCGTGGCCGCGGCGAGCCGGGAGCGGGCGGAGCAGCTGCGGCGGTCGAGCCCCGGCGGGCGGCTGCCCACGCGGATGGGGCTCGCGGTGGGCGACGCCTCGGCGGTGCTCGACTGGGCGGACGCCGCCGTCGTCGTCTCGGGCACCGCCACGCTCGAGGCCGCGTCGCGCGGCTGCCCGCACGTGATTGCCTACCGGGCCGGGCCCGAGTGGCTGTGGAAGCTGCTGGCCCCGGCGTTGATCCGGACCCGCACCTTCGGCCTGCCCAACCTGCTCGCCGAGCGGCTGGGCGTCGTCGGCGACGCGGAGACGGTGGCGGCCGCGCGGATCGGTCGCGGGGTCGGGCCCGCCGACCGCCTCGTCCCCGAGTTCGTCCCGCACTTCGGCGGCACCACCGAGATCGCCGACGCGCTGCGCCCGCTGCTGGAGCCGGGGTCGCCGGCGGCGCAACGCCAGCGCGACGGCTTCGCCAGGATCCGGGAGGCCTTCGCCAGCGTCGGCTTCGCCGCCGCGGCTTGCGAGGCGCTGCTGGGCGTGGTGGAGGCCGGCGCGGACCCCCCGGAGGAGCTGGTGGATGCGGACGAACAGCCCCGATAG
- a CDS encoding nucleotidyltransferase domain-containing protein, whose amino-acid sequence MIHGDRAEGGLAPRHWAIVREVLRGRPEVEAAALFGSRALGTPRPSSDLDLWVDGAGVDISTTASLAGAFEESHLPFFVDVVHLTEATDPGFAARVRETAWGIELDPPRQRAASGGGEGAGPAGVVPSGRVPER is encoded by the coding sequence ATGATCCACGGCGACCGGGCGGAGGGGGGGCTGGCCCCGCGGCACTGGGCCATCGTCCGGGAAGTCCTCCGCGGTCGCCCGGAGGTGGAAGCCGCGGCGCTGTTCGGATCCCGGGCGCTGGGCACGCCGCGGCCGTCCTCCGACCTGGACCTCTGGGTCGACGGCGCCGGGGTCGACATCTCCACCACCGCTTCGCTGGCGGGCGCATTCGAAGAGAGCCACCTGCCGTTCTTCGTCGACGTCGTCCATTTGACGGAGGCGACCGACCCGGGCTTCGCCGCCCGGGTGCGGGAGACCGCCTGGGGCATCGAGCTCGACCCGCCGCGGCAGCGGGCGGCTTCGGGAGGTGGTGAGGGTGCCGGGCCCGCCGGGGTCGTACCCTCCGGGCGTGTGCCCGAGCGATGA
- a CDS encoding nucleotidyltransferase substrate binding protein → MNAPDHTPAPGRGAPRLAGLERMLERLGDTLAAESPSEVEAAAAIHFFEVTTELAWKAVKDRLDAEGLVVRSPKAAFRHALQQGWASTHDTEALLVMVDKRNEFSHRCDEGLLREVRVIGERFLPALRRLHDRLVQEAGDAR, encoded by the coding sequence ATGAACGCACCAGACCACACACCCGCTCCCGGCCGCGGCGCGCCGCGCTTGGCGGGCCTCGAGCGGATGCTCGAGCGGCTCGGCGACACGCTCGCGGCGGAGTCGCCCTCGGAGGTGGAGGCGGCCGCGGCCATCCACTTCTTCGAGGTAACCACGGAGCTGGCCTGGAAGGCGGTCAAGGACCGGCTGGACGCGGAAGGCCTGGTGGTGCGTTCGCCCAAGGCGGCCTTCCGCCACGCGCTCCAGCAGGGGTGGGCGTCGACTCATGACACCGAAGCGTTGCTCGTGATGGTGGACAAGCGCAACGAGTTCTCGCACCGCTGCGACGAGGGGCTGCTCCGCGAGGTGCGGGTCATCGGAGAGCGCTTCCTCCCTGCGCTGCGTCGCTTGCACGACCGGTTGGTGCAGGAGGCGGGTGATGCGCGGTAG
- the pdxH gene encoding pyridoxamine 5'-phosphate oxidase, whose product MRQPYEVPGLTEEAAAGDPFVQFDRWFADAAEAGIKEPNAMTLATVDAGGLPDARVVLLKGVGPEDGFRFYTNKRSRKADELAARAEAALVFYWDALDRSVRVRGRVVELDDAANDAYFAQRPRGSQLGAWVSPQSSIIPDRGHLAAEQARREAEFSGRDVPRPPHWGGYAVMPRAIEFWQGQPSRLHDRLRYERSDGGWSRVRLAP is encoded by the coding sequence ATGCGGCAGCCCTACGAGGTGCCGGGGCTGACCGAGGAGGCCGCCGCGGGCGACCCCTTCGTCCAGTTCGACCGGTGGTTCGCGGACGCGGCGGAGGCCGGCATCAAGGAACCCAACGCGATGACGCTCGCGACCGTCGACGCCGGGGGCCTGCCCGACGCGCGGGTGGTGCTGCTCAAGGGCGTCGGCCCGGAGGACGGCTTCCGCTTCTACACGAACAAGCGGTCGCGGAAGGCCGACGAGCTGGCGGCGCGGGCGGAGGCGGCGCTGGTCTTCTACTGGGATGCGCTCGACCGGTCGGTGCGGGTGCGTGGGCGCGTGGTCGAGCTCGACGACGCCGCGAACGACGCGTACTTCGCGCAGCGTCCCCGCGGCAGCCAGCTCGGCGCCTGGGTGAGCCCGCAGTCGTCGATCATCCCCGATCGCGGCCACCTCGCCGCGGAGCAGGCCCGGCGGGAGGCGGAGTTCTCCGGCCGCGACGTCCCGCGGCCGCCGCACTGGGGCGGGTACGCCGTGATGCCGCGGGCGATCGAGTTCTGGCAGGGCCAGCCGTCGCGCCTGCACGACCGGCTGCGGTACGAGCGCAGCGATGGGGGCTGGAGCCGGGTGCGGCTGGCGCCATGA
- a CDS encoding pseudouridine synthase, translating to MQHAYTDKQRGPRLQKVLAEAGVASRRACEGLIAEGRVTVNGDRVETLPAFVDPREDRLAVDGREVARPRRAAANHPTAGKHYVMLHKPRGVISTVADEPGMDRRTVTDLVRLPGRVRLFPVGRLDADSTGLLLLTDDGELTQRLTHPRYGVQKSYRVTVRGKLENEDADRLRRGLLLTDRKRARQLENRGHEIAPRRAAVESVRILRHEVDHTRGHRTQLAITLKEGQNREIRRLLARLGFNVHRLERTSLGPLRIRGLKPGSWRTLERVELQQLRRAAGLASGAAGGKPQREGNRPPRGGGNAWAAAAGRAEGVDAGADAAPRTGEVPS from the coding sequence GTGCAGCACGCGTACACCGACAAGCAGCGGGGGCCCCGCCTGCAGAAGGTGCTCGCCGAGGCGGGGGTCGCTTCGCGTCGGGCGTGCGAGGGGCTGATCGCCGAGGGGCGGGTGACCGTGAACGGGGACCGGGTCGAGACGCTGCCGGCGTTCGTGGATCCGCGGGAGGACCGGCTCGCGGTGGACGGCCGGGAGGTGGCGCGGCCGCGGCGGGCGGCGGCGAACCACCCCACGGCGGGCAAGCACTACGTGATGCTCCACAAGCCGCGCGGCGTCATCTCGACCGTCGCCGACGAGCCGGGGATGGACCGGCGGACGGTGACCGACCTCGTGCGGCTGCCCGGGCGGGTGCGGCTGTTCCCGGTCGGGCGGCTGGACGCGGACTCCACGGGCCTGCTGCTGCTGACCGACGACGGCGAGCTGACGCAGCGGCTGACGCACCCGCGGTACGGCGTGCAGAAGAGCTACCGCGTGACGGTGCGGGGCAAGCTGGAGAACGAGGACGCGGACCGGCTGCGGAGGGGCCTGCTGCTGACCGACCGCAAGCGGGCCCGGCAGCTGGAGAACCGCGGGCACGAGATCGCTCCCCGCCGCGCCGCGGTCGAGAGCGTGAGGATCCTCAGGCACGAGGTCGACCACACCCGCGGCCACCGCACGCAGCTGGCGATCACGCTCAAGGAGGGGCAGAACCGCGAGATCCGCCGGCTTCTGGCCCGGCTGGGCTTCAACGTCCACCGCCTGGAGCGGACGTCGCTCGGGCCGCTGCGGATCCGAGGGCTCAAGCCCGGGAGCTGGCGGACGCTGGAGCGGGTGGAGCTGCAGCAGCTGCGTAGAGCGGCCGGGCTGGCCTCCGGCGCCGCCGGGGGGAAGCCGCAGCGCGAGGGGAACCGGCCGCCGCGGGGCGGCGGCAACGCCTGGGCGGCGGCGGCGGGGCGGGCGGAGGGCGTGGATGCCGGAGCGGACGCGGCGCCGCGGACCGGAGAGGTCCCGTCGTGA
- the lptB gene encoding LPS export ABC transporter ATP-binding protein, translating to MPLLSATDLKKTYGPRTVVDGVSFSVEEGEIVGILGRNGAGKTTSFRMSIGMITPDGGSVRFHGHDVSALPMYERAQRGMGYLAQEPSVFGRLTVEQNLLAILETRPLAKMARRQRAAELMAQFDLSKNAKQKAATLSGGERRKLEIARALVTDPTLILLDEPFAGVDPVAVEELQTEIRRLRDDLGISMLVTDHNVHHILGVCDRVYVQSSGKIFAEGTPKEIINDPKVRETYLGSTFRGDEFG from the coding sequence ATGCCGCTGCTTTCCGCCACCGACCTGAAGAAGACCTACGGGCCGCGAACGGTGGTGGACGGGGTGAGCTTCTCCGTGGAGGAGGGCGAGATCGTCGGGATCCTCGGCCGCAACGGGGCGGGCAAGACCACGAGCTTCCGCATGTCGATCGGGATGATCACGCCCGACGGCGGCAGCGTCCGCTTCCACGGGCACGACGTGTCGGCCCTGCCGATGTACGAGCGGGCGCAGCGGGGGATGGGCTACCTGGCGCAGGAGCCCAGCGTCTTCGGCCGGCTGACCGTCGAGCAGAACCTGCTGGCGATCCTGGAGACCCGGCCGCTGGCGAAGATGGCCCGGCGCCAGCGGGCGGCGGAGCTGATGGCGCAGTTCGATCTCTCCAAGAATGCGAAGCAGAAGGCCGCGACGCTCTCCGGCGGCGAGCGCCGGAAGCTGGAGATCGCCCGGGCGCTGGTCACCGACCCCACGCTGATCCTCCTTGACGAGCCCTTCGCCGGCGTCGACCCGGTCGCCGTCGAGGAGCTGCAGACCGAGATCCGCCGGCTGCGTGACGACCTGGGCATCTCGATGCTGGTGACCGACCACAACGTCCACCACATCCTCGGCGTGTGCGATCGGGTCTACGTGCAGAGCAGCGGCAAGATCTTCGCCGAGGGCACGCCCAAGGAGATCATCAACGACCCCAAGGTGCGGGAGACGTACCTGGGCTCGACCTTCCGCGGGGACGAGTTCGGCTGA
- a CDS encoding transposase: MPRRNRCLIVDPDLPQAWHVSNRCARSLFLLEPGAHDRGDREPEDHRKELLLARLEKLAAVSSIEVLAFSVMGNHLHLVLRNVPEVGHAWSPQEVLDRWLALHPLRNRQGPREPEPGELEALVADEAWVAATRRKLMDLSQFMKELKQHVAVEVNKLERGSGAFWSGRYKSKPIDDPEGHQLVRSMVYVDLNPLAAGLCDRPEDGRHTSLEGRLGRDQPATPQQAEPAERAPTAAFRRSRSASWLVPLAGEDPRSRMHEAARAASAAVPAAGRTVLAGLTLRRYLRLVDAVSRLLRAGKASLDRRLAPILERVGLGPEDLRVGFARMATGSPHF; the protein is encoded by the coding sequence GTGCCGCGCCGCAACCGCTGCCTGATCGTCGACCCCGACCTCCCGCAGGCGTGGCACGTCAGCAACCGCTGCGCGAGGTCTCTGTTCCTGCTGGAGCCCGGAGCCCATGACCGCGGGGATCGGGAGCCGGAGGACCACCGCAAGGAGTTGCTGCTGGCGAGGCTGGAGAAGCTGGCGGCGGTCAGCTCCATCGAGGTGCTGGCCTTCAGCGTCATGGGCAACCACCTGCACCTGGTCCTGCGCAACGTGCCCGAGGTCGGCCACGCCTGGTCGCCGCAAGAGGTGCTGGACCGCTGGCTGGCGCTGCACCCGCTGCGGAACCGCCAGGGCCCGCGGGAGCCCGAGCCCGGCGAGCTGGAGGCGCTGGTGGCCGACGAGGCGTGGGTCGCCGCCACGAGGCGGAAGCTGATGGACCTCTCGCAGTTCATGAAAGAGCTCAAGCAGCACGTGGCGGTGGAGGTGAACAAGCTCGAGCGCGGCAGCGGCGCCTTCTGGAGCGGTCGGTACAAGAGCAAGCCGATCGACGATCCCGAGGGTCACCAGCTGGTGCGTTCGATGGTGTACGTGGACCTGAACCCCCTGGCGGCGGGGCTGTGCGATCGACCCGAGGACGGCCGGCACACCTCGCTGGAGGGGCGGCTGGGGCGGGACCAGCCAGCAACCCCGCAGCAAGCCGAGCCCGCCGAGCGGGCACCCACCGCCGCCTTCCGCCGCTCCCGCAGCGCCTCGTGGCTGGTGCCGCTGGCGGGCGAGGATCCCAGGTCGCGGATGCACGAAGCCGCCCGTGCCGCATCGGCGGCCGTGCCCGCTGCAGGCCGCACCGTCTTGGCCGGTCTGACCCTGCGTCGGTACCTGCGTTTGGTGGACGCCGTTTCGCGTCTCTTGCGTGCAGGCAAGGCCTCGCTGGACCGCCGGCTCGCGCCGATTCTCGAGCGTGTGGGCCTGGGCCCGGAGGACCTCCGCGTCGGCTTCGCGCGGATGGCCACCGGCTCGCCGCACTTCTGA